In Chromobacterium rhizoryzae, one genomic interval encodes:
- a CDS encoding fimbria/pilus outer membrane usher protein, which produces MKCSIEWLLRPIPLLLWLAGAFPTASLAETGARDAPGEGVQFDLGVLKASGIDPGVAEYFSLGARFAPGRNRVSLFVNGAGRGGAEVSIDEGGRLCVDDGFWTAAGLLPAAGQPPAEAGCRELTAFYPQAVVKLRPELARVDILAPSGALRREQEPLGGYDSGGTAGLFNYEVLAMRSSGGGRSQQYLQGFTEIGFNWRDWMVRSRQSFARNEASNRFQYLYSYAQKTLVDSKAILQVGELSLNNPLFAGVNFSGAQWLPQGALLPRGNRPQVRGIAQSEARVEVRQAGALVYSTLVPPGAFELNDVPILSAGFDLNVTVTESDGGQHAFTVPAAAFFASPGGDVEGFNMAAGKMRQFGGQDGDTPWLFSGSRSWRLGRELDLSLGGLWSERFHSVGGALSYLLSPGLVAGMRAVASRDGEAGRSGAQYSASLSASWGERLSGALNLSRQSAHFRTLSDYAARQQEVPAALTQYGLSLSYHHELMGAFSLGATRSHHGGEASQRLNGGWSRRMWGANVSLNVGRDLSRGAGAHRNQFYLNVDLPLERASLSAYLQRYGQSQTLGSSYREVVSDSLNYGVAVDRDADRNSTGFNGNLHWIPRYAQLGLGMSQRGGAQSYNASLRGGALLHEGGLTFSPYPLRDSVGVLSVGGLPGVKFSTPSGPVWSDGDGHAVLANLNAYADTRVELQTPSLPRNADVANGLKVVRAGHGSVSRAEFSVLKTQRLLIQIAAEDGEALASGLSVVDGEGRFITLTGSGGEVFLDQATARNGLYVESPPRRRCRLDYVLPDEDASALYQTVRARCAPGSLLEADASERGVGDRGVEG; this is translated from the coding sequence ATGAAGTGTTCAATTGAATGGCTGCTCAGACCCATTCCGCTATTACTGTGGCTGGCCGGGGCGTTCCCGACGGCGTCGCTGGCGGAGACCGGGGCGCGCGACGCGCCCGGCGAGGGCGTGCAGTTTGACCTGGGCGTGTTGAAGGCGAGCGGCATCGACCCCGGCGTGGCGGAGTACTTCAGCCTGGGCGCGCGCTTTGCGCCGGGCAGGAATCGGGTGTCCTTATTCGTCAACGGCGCCGGTCGCGGCGGCGCCGAGGTGAGCATAGACGAGGGCGGCCGCCTGTGCGTCGACGACGGATTCTGGACGGCAGCCGGCTTGCTGCCCGCGGCCGGCCAACCGCCGGCGGAGGCCGGCTGTCGGGAGTTGACAGCTTTTTATCCGCAGGCGGTGGTCAAGCTGCGGCCGGAGCTGGCGCGGGTGGACATCCTGGCGCCCAGCGGCGCCTTGCGGCGCGAGCAGGAGCCACTGGGCGGCTACGACAGCGGCGGCACGGCCGGCCTGTTCAATTACGAGGTGCTGGCCATGCGCAGCAGCGGAGGCGGGCGGAGCCAGCAGTATCTGCAAGGTTTCACGGAAATCGGCTTCAATTGGCGGGACTGGATGGTGCGCAGCCGGCAAAGCTTCGCGCGCAACGAGGCGAGCAATCGTTTCCAGTATCTGTACAGCTATGCGCAGAAGACCCTGGTGGACAGCAAGGCCATCCTGCAAGTGGGCGAGTTGTCGCTGAACAACCCCCTGTTTGCCGGCGTGAATTTTTCCGGCGCGCAGTGGCTGCCGCAAGGAGCCTTGCTGCCGCGCGGCAATCGGCCGCAGGTCAGGGGCATCGCTCAGAGCGAGGCCCGGGTGGAGGTGAGGCAGGCCGGCGCTTTGGTGTACAGCACGCTGGTGCCGCCCGGCGCTTTCGAATTGAACGATGTGCCCATCCTGTCGGCGGGCTTCGATCTGAATGTCACCGTCACCGAAAGCGATGGCGGCCAGCACGCCTTCACCGTGCCGGCGGCGGCGTTTTTCGCCAGCCCGGGCGGCGACGTCGAGGGCTTCAATATGGCGGCGGGCAAGATGCGTCAGTTTGGCGGCCAGGACGGCGACACGCCGTGGCTGTTTTCCGGCAGCCGCAGCTGGCGGCTGGGCCGGGAACTGGACCTCAGCCTGGGCGGCCTGTGGTCCGAACGCTTTCATTCCGTCGGCGGGGCCTTGTCTTATCTGTTGAGCCCCGGGCTGGTGGCCGGCATGCGCGCGGTGGCCTCCCGCGACGGCGAGGCGGGGCGGAGCGGCGCGCAATACAGCGCGTCCTTGAGCGCGAGCTGGGGCGAGCGCCTGTCCGGCGCGCTGAACCTGAGCCGGCAGAGCGCCCACTTCCGCACGCTGTCGGATTACGCGGCTCGTCAACAAGAGGTGCCGGCCGCGCTGACGCAGTACGGCCTGTCCCTGTCCTACCATCATGAACTCATGGGCGCGTTCAGCCTGGGCGCGACCCGCTCGCATCACGGCGGCGAGGCCTCGCAGCGCTTGAACGGCGGCTGGTCGCGGCGGATGTGGGGCGCCAATGTCTCTTTGAACGTGGGCCGAGATTTGAGTCGGGGCGCGGGCGCGCATCGCAATCAGTTTTACTTGAACGTGGATCTGCCGCTGGAGCGCGCCAGCCTGAGCGCGTATCTGCAACGCTATGGCCAAAGCCAAACTTTGGGGAGCAGCTACCGCGAAGTCGTCAGCGACAGCTTGAATTACGGCGTGGCGGTGGATCGCGACGCGGACCGGAACAGCACCGGCTTCAACGGCAATCTGCACTGGATTCCGCGTTACGCCCAGCTGGGCCTGGGCATGAGCCAGCGCGGCGGCGCGCAGTCGTACAACGCCAGCCTGCGCGGCGGCGCGCTGCTGCATGAGGGCGGACTGACCTTCTCTCCCTATCCGCTGCGCGACAGCGTCGGGGTGCTGTCGGTGGGCGGCTTGCCCGGCGTGAAGTTCAGCACGCCCAGCGGCCCGGTGTGGAGCGATGGCGACGGCCACGCGGTATTGGCCAATCTGAACGCTTACGCCGATACCCGAGTGGAACTGCAGACGCCTAGCCTGCCGCGCAATGCGGACGTGGCGAACGGCTTGAAAGTAGTGCGCGCCGGGCATGGCTCGGTCAGCCGGGCGGAGTTCTCGGTGCTCAAGACCCAGCGCTTGCTGATCCAGATCGCGGCGGAGGACGGCGAGGCCTTGGCGTCCGGCCTGAGCGTGGTGGATGGGGAGGGGCGTTTCATCACGCTCACCGGGAGCGGGGGCGAGGTGTTTCTGGATCAGGCGACCGCGCGGAACGGCCTGTATGTGGAGTCTCCGCCAAGGCGGCGCTGTCGCTTGGACTATGTCTTGCCGGACGAGGACGCTTCCGCCTTGTACCAAACCGTCAGGGCGCGCTGCGCGCCGGGTTCGCTGCTTGAAGCGGACGCGTCGGAGCGTGGCGTCGGAGACCGAGGAGTTGAGGGATGA
- a CDS encoding DUF1120 domain-containing protein, with the protein MKYRQAIAAALCASMPVLAANAPFALTAEVVPPSCTPGFSHNGVVDYGLIPWSALNPGATLLGEREISLHVQCDQPALVGLSIRDNRGDSRAGIVAMAGLQTTGAASPSLPAEAEQTLGLGRDSRKQALGYWWLSLIEAHADERPATLMRSAGRQEGWSQAGGEPLNLRYGYALGSPQRQALQPAGTHVFKLRVGAALRGRQALSAREPVRLDGHATVTVFYP; encoded by the coding sequence ATGAAATATCGCCAAGCAATCGCCGCCGCGCTATGCGCATCCATGCCGGTACTGGCGGCGAACGCGCCATTCGCGCTGACGGCCGAGGTGGTGCCGCCCAGCTGCACGCCCGGCTTTTCCCATAACGGCGTGGTCGATTACGGCCTCATCCCCTGGTCGGCCTTGAATCCAGGCGCGACGCTGTTGGGCGAGCGGGAGATCAGCTTGCATGTGCAGTGCGATCAGCCGGCGCTGGTGGGTTTGAGCATACGGGACAACCGCGGCGACAGCCGCGCCGGCATCGTCGCCATGGCCGGGCTTCAGACGACGGGGGCCGCATCGCCGTCGCTGCCGGCGGAGGCGGAGCAGACTCTGGGCCTGGGCCGGGACAGCCGCAAGCAAGCGCTGGGCTATTGGTGGCTGAGCCTGATCGAGGCTCATGCGGACGAGCGTCCGGCGACGCTGATGCGCAGCGCCGGCCGGCAGGAAGGCTGGTCGCAGGCCGGCGGCGAACCGCTAAACCTGCGTTACGGCTATGCCTTGGGCTCGCCGCAGCGTCAGGCGCTGCAGCCGGCCGGCACCCACGTGTTCAAGCTGCGCGTCGGCGCGGCGCTCAGGGGGCGGCAGGCGCTCAGCGCGCGCGAACCGGTGCGCTTGGACGGCCACGCCACTGTCACGGTCTTCTATCCCTGA
- a CDS encoding fimbria/pilus chaperone family protein: MMHALNVFAVAVRGGAMAGALALALQPAAAWSAGVVPETSLVVVEEGDGEGVINVKNTDAHASLMYVRLENLPEDPEQLLLATPPISRVEGGEKQLVRFLLKSPQPLRTERLMRASFEGIPAVSADKGHRIQMTFNQNLPVLIRPKGLPREREPWVKLQWGLTEDGRVEVKNDSPYVVRLSTHKVELQPGRQGLELPKAYILPGERLQLASAGQTPLDATHVKLWPATSYGYAVDSFTAALN, encoded by the coding sequence ATGATGCATGCGCTGAATGTGTTCGCCGTTGCGGTCCGCGGCGGCGCTATGGCCGGCGCCTTGGCGCTGGCCCTGCAGCCCGCGGCGGCCTGGTCCGCCGGCGTGGTGCCGGAAACCTCGCTGGTGGTGGTGGAGGAAGGCGACGGCGAGGGCGTGATCAACGTCAAGAATACCGACGCCCACGCCAGCCTGATGTATGTCCGGCTGGAAAACCTGCCCGAAGACCCGGAGCAGCTATTGCTGGCGACGCCGCCGATTTCCCGGGTGGAAGGCGGGGAGAAACAACTGGTCCGCTTTTTGTTGAAATCGCCGCAGCCGCTGCGGACCGAGCGGCTGATGCGGGCGTCCTTCGAGGGGATTCCCGCGGTGTCCGCCGATAAGGGGCATCGCATTCAGATGACTTTCAATCAGAACCTGCCGGTACTGATCCGTCCCAAGGGCCTGCCGCGCGAGCGGGAACCTTGGGTCAAGCTGCAGTGGGGCCTGACGGAAGACGGCCGGGTGGAGGTCAAAAACGACAGTCCTTACGTGGTGCGCCTGTCCACGCACAAGGTGGAGTTGCAGCCCGGACGGCAAGGGCTGGAGCTGCCCAAGGCCTATATCCTGCCCGGCGAGCGCTTGCAGCTGGCGTCGGCCGGCCAGACGCCCTTGGACGCCACTCACGTCAAGCTGTGGCCGGCGACCAGCTACGGCTATGCGGTGGACTCCTTTACCGCAGCCTTGAACTGA
- a CDS encoding DUF1120 domain-containing protein codes for MKKQNMILVVATVFAGAAQWASANSADLLITGKLVPPACTPALSGGAVIDYGNIPVSNLSNRDAYTLEDRNVSLTVTCQEDTALGIRITDARAESKPLLVSEIPRPTKPSGSHAVASLNEQTMGLGNDAEAGKLGVWWLSMEFDKLKATNSANAEVGDTKLLYSSNNGSSWGETNTTPLNSHYGGANVTTFAIKGKTINTPAVASVHEFPMVVGAALNTKGRLSVKDDTKLDGKGTFTIYYQ; via the coding sequence GTGAAGAAGCAGAATATGATTTTGGTGGTGGCCACGGTTTTTGCCGGAGCCGCTCAATGGGCTTCGGCAAATAGCGCAGATTTGCTGATTACCGGCAAGCTGGTGCCGCCCGCGTGCACGCCGGCTTTGAGCGGCGGCGCGGTGATTGATTATGGCAATATCCCGGTGTCCAACCTGAGCAATCGTGACGCGTACACGCTGGAAGATCGCAATGTCAGCCTGACGGTGACCTGCCAAGAGGATACCGCGCTGGGCATCCGCATCACCGATGCCCGCGCGGAGAGCAAGCCCTTGCTGGTTAGCGAAATCCCGAGGCCGACTAAGCCTTCCGGTAGCCATGCGGTCGCTAGCCTCAACGAGCAAACCATGGGTTTGGGGAACGATGCGGAGGCGGGAAAACTGGGCGTTTGGTGGCTGAGCATGGAGTTTGACAAGCTGAAGGCGACCAATAGCGCGAACGCGGAGGTGGGCGATACCAAACTATTGTACTCGTCTAATAATGGCTCGAGTTGGGGGGAGACGAATACCACTCCGCTTAACTCGCATTACGGCGGCGCCAATGTCACCACTTTCGCCATCAAAGGAAAAACGATCAATACCCCTGCGGTAGCCTCCGTACATGAGTTCCCCATGGTGGTGGGGGCGGCATTGAACACCAAGGGGCGCTTGAGCGTGAAGGACGACACTAAGCTGGACGGCAAGGGTACTTTCACTATTTATTACCAGTGA
- a CDS encoding dihydrolipoyl dehydrogenase, which yields MHTLNIDVAVIGAGTAGLAAYRAAKARGASAVVIEGGPYGTTCARVGCMPSKLLIAAAEAAHELRHSAPFGVHVDGDVRIDGREVMDRVKRERDRFVGFVLKGVESIPPQDRLRGYARFIDNTTLQVDEHTLVQARRVVIATGSSPLIPPPFQVFGDRLIINDDVFDWDTLPDSVAVFGPGVIGLELGQALSRLGVKVRVFGRGGGVGPLSDPAVRDYASRALGREFYLDPDAKVLEMGLVDDKAQIRYVNLDGEEVCERFDYVLAATGRAPNVRGLALENAGLELDTGGVPKFDPRTLQCGNSPIFIAGDANNILPLLHEAADEGKTAGDNAAQYPAVQPGLRRSSIAVVFSDPQMMMVGSRFADLPADGFVAGAVSFEDQGRSRVMGVNQGLLHVYAERGSGRFLGAEMIGPRAENLAHLLAWSHQQGLTVAQMLEMPFYHPVIEEGLRTALRDAATKLAQD from the coding sequence ATGCATACCTTGAACATCGATGTCGCCGTGATCGGCGCCGGCACCGCCGGCCTCGCAGCCTACCGCGCCGCCAAGGCTCGCGGCGCCAGCGCCGTGGTGATTGAAGGCGGTCCTTACGGCACCACTTGCGCCCGCGTCGGCTGCATGCCGTCCAAGCTGCTGATCGCCGCCGCCGAGGCCGCGCACGAACTGCGTCACAGCGCGCCTTTCGGCGTACATGTGGACGGGGACGTGCGCATCGACGGCCGCGAGGTGATGGACCGCGTCAAGCGCGAGCGCGACCGTTTCGTCGGCTTCGTGCTCAAGGGCGTGGAAAGCATTCCGCCGCAAGACCGGCTGCGCGGCTACGCGCGCTTCATCGACAACACCACCTTGCAAGTGGACGAGCACACGCTGGTGCAGGCGCGCCGCGTGGTGATCGCCACCGGTTCCTCGCCTTTGATCCCGCCGCCGTTCCAGGTATTCGGCGATAGATTGATCATCAACGACGATGTGTTCGATTGGGACACGCTGCCGGACAGCGTGGCGGTGTTTGGCCCCGGCGTCATCGGTCTGGAACTGGGGCAGGCGCTGTCCCGCCTGGGCGTCAAGGTTCGCGTGTTCGGCCGCGGCGGCGGCGTCGGCCCGCTGTCGGACCCCGCTGTGCGCGACTACGCCAGCCGGGCGCTGGGCCGGGAGTTCTATCTGGACCCGGACGCCAAGGTGCTGGAAATGGGCCTGGTCGACGACAAGGCGCAAATCCGCTACGTCAATCTGGACGGCGAAGAAGTCTGCGAGCGTTTCGATTACGTGCTGGCCGCCACCGGCCGGGCGCCCAATGTGCGCGGTCTGGCGCTGGAAAACGCCGGCCTGGAACTGGACACGGGCGGCGTGCCCAAGTTCGATCCGCGGACGCTACAGTGCGGGAATTCGCCGATTTTCATCGCCGGCGACGCCAACAACATCCTGCCGCTGCTGCACGAGGCCGCCGACGAAGGCAAGACCGCCGGCGACAATGCCGCGCAGTATCCGGCAGTACAGCCCGGCCTGCGCCGCTCCAGCATCGCCGTGGTGTTTTCCGATCCGCAGATGATGATGGTGGGCAGCCGCTTCGCCGATTTGCCGGCGGATGGCTTCGTGGCGGGCGCCGTCAGTTTTGAAGACCAGGGCCGCAGCCGGGTGATGGGCGTCAACCAGGGCCTGCTGCATGTATACGCCGAGCGCGGCAGCGGCCGCTTCCTGGGCGCGGAAATGATAGGTCCGCGCGCCGAGAACCTGGCTCACTTGCTGGCCTGGAGCCATCAGCAAGGCCTGACCGTTGCCCAGATGCTGGAGATGCCCTTCTATCACCCGGTGATAGAAGAAGGCTTGCGCACCGCGCTGCGCGACGCCGCCACCAAGCTGGCGCAAGACTGA
- a CDS encoding glutathione peroxidase gives MLQNREGQRVPNVTFRVRDNNEWKDVSTAELFDGKTVAVFSLPGAFTPTCSSTHLPRFNELAPAFFANGVDAILCVSVNDTFVMNEWAKDQEAQNLVMIPDGNGDFTAGMGMLVDKQDLGFGKRSWRYSMLVKDGVVDKMFIEPQEPGDPFKVSDADTLLDYVNPSAKKPDQVVVFSKTGCPHCARAKAVLSENGYDFVEVPLDNKVRGKVLGAVAGKMTAPQVFINGQLIGSADEVEKYFSK, from the coding sequence ATGTTGCAAAACCGTGAAGGCCAACGCGTACCGAATGTCACTTTCCGTGTTCGTGACAACAACGAGTGGAAAGATGTCAGCACCGCCGAACTGTTCGACGGCAAAACCGTAGCGGTGTTTTCGCTGCCGGGCGCGTTCACCCCCACATGTTCCTCCACCCACCTGCCGCGCTTCAACGAGCTGGCGCCGGCCTTCTTCGCCAACGGCGTGGACGCCATCCTCTGCGTATCGGTTAACGACACCTTCGTGATGAACGAATGGGCCAAGGATCAGGAAGCGCAGAACCTGGTGATGATCCCGGACGGCAACGGCGATTTCACCGCGGGCATGGGCATGCTGGTGGACAAGCAGGACCTGGGCTTCGGCAAGCGCAGCTGGCGCTACTCCATGCTGGTGAAGGACGGCGTGGTGGACAAGATGTTCATCGAGCCGCAAGAGCCGGGCGATCCGTTCAAGGTGTCCGACGCCGACACTCTGCTGGACTACGTCAATCCCAGCGCCAAGAAGCCGGACCAAGTGGTGGTGTTCTCCAAGACGGGTTGCCCGCACTGCGCGCGCGCCAAGGCGGTGCTGAGCGAAAACGGCTACGACTTCGTCGAAGTGCCGCTGGACAACAAGGTGCGCGGCAAGGTGCTGGGCGCCGTGGCCGGCAAGATGACCGCGCCGCAGGTGTTCATCAACGGCCAGCTGATCGGCTCCGCCGACGAAGTGGAAAAGTACTTCTCCAAGTAA
- the trkA gene encoding Trk system potassium transporter TrkA, producing MKILILGGGQVGANVAENLLSENNDITVVDQDSARLKQLQDRLDIRTVAGNAAHPQVLADAGAADSDMVLALTRDDETNLVACKMAEACFNIPTRIARIRSSDYLESEHGDPLAHFGIESAICPEQIVTDHIYQLFAYPGALQVLDFADGKLQLVVSRAHSGGKLLGMPLRHIREHMPDADCRVCAVHRRDTLLVPDGDTVLEEGDEVFFVAAREHVQAMLKELRFSERPLRRIMIAGGGNIGYRLAKLLENDFSVKVIEARPERAQWLAERLEHALVLRGEATDEELLDAENVDEMDVFCALTNDDEDNIMSTLLAKRMGARRVVALVNRTSYVDLLEGHRIDIVISPHLSTIGSILAHIRQGDVEAVHPLRRGASEAMEVIIHGDAQQSRLTGRRIDQIDMPHGSHIVAAIRGEQVLMAHHDLTVENGDHLIIFLSRRRVIRQVEKLIQVKLGFL from the coding sequence GTGAAGATTCTGATTCTCGGCGGCGGACAAGTGGGCGCCAATGTGGCGGAGAACCTGCTTTCGGAAAATAACGACATCACGGTGGTGGATCAGGATTCGGCGCGGCTCAAGCAGCTGCAGGACAGGCTGGACATCCGCACCGTGGCCGGCAACGCCGCCCATCCTCAGGTGCTGGCCGATGCCGGCGCGGCGGACAGCGACATGGTGCTGGCGCTGACCCGCGACGACGAAACCAATCTGGTGGCCTGCAAAATGGCCGAAGCCTGTTTCAACATCCCCACCCGCATCGCCCGCATCCGCTCCAGCGACTACCTGGAATCCGAGCACGGCGATCCGCTCGCCCACTTCGGCATCGAATCCGCCATCTGTCCGGAACAGATCGTCACCGACCACATCTATCAGTTGTTCGCCTACCCCGGCGCGCTGCAAGTGCTGGACTTCGCCGACGGCAAGCTGCAACTGGTGGTGTCCCGCGCCCACTCCGGCGGCAAGCTGCTGGGCATGCCGCTGCGCCATATACGCGAACACATGCCGGACGCGGATTGCCGCGTCTGCGCCGTCCACCGCCGGGACACGCTTTTGGTGCCGGACGGCGACACCGTGCTGGAGGAAGGCGACGAGGTCTTCTTCGTCGCCGCGCGCGAGCACGTGCAGGCCATGCTCAAGGAACTGCGCTTCAGCGAACGGCCCTTGCGGCGCATCATGATCGCCGGCGGCGGCAATATCGGCTACCGGCTGGCCAAACTGCTGGAGAACGATTTCAGCGTCAAAGTGATAGAAGCGCGGCCGGAACGCGCGCAATGGTTGGCGGAACGGCTGGAACACGCGCTGGTGCTGCGCGGCGAGGCCACCGACGAAGAGCTGCTGGACGCCGAGAACGTGGACGAGATGGATGTGTTCTGCGCGCTGACCAACGACGACGAAGACAACATCATGTCCACGCTGCTGGCCAAGCGCATGGGCGCGCGCCGGGTGGTGGCCCTGGTCAACCGCACCAGCTATGTGGACCTGCTGGAAGGCCACCGCATCGACATCGTGATTTCGCCCCACCTGTCCACCATAGGCTCCATCCTGGCCCATATCCGCCAGGGCGACGTGGAGGCGGTGCACCCGCTGCGCCGCGGCGCGTCGGAGGCGATGGAAGTCATCATCCACGGCGACGCGCAGCAATCGCGGCTGACCGGCCGCCGCATCGACCAGATCGACATGCCGCACGGCAGCCACATCGTGGCGGCCATCCGCGGTGAACAGGTGCTGATGGCGCACCACGATCTGACGGTGGAAAACGGCGACCATCTGATCATCTTCCTGTCGCGCCGCCGGGTGATCCGCCAGGTGGAAAAACTCATTCAGGTCAAACTGGGCTTTCTGTGA
- the gloA2 gene encoding SMU1112c/YaeR family gloxylase I-like metalloprotein → MHLTGLHHVAIIASDYARSRDFYHRVLGLPILAEHWRAERQSWKLDLAAPGGGQLELFSFPSPPPRPTRPEACGLRHLAFACADLAACRQSLLAEGVAVEDVRVDEYTGARFFFCADPDGLPLEFYQPRD, encoded by the coding sequence ATGCATCTGACCGGCCTGCACCACGTGGCGATCATCGCCTCCGACTACGCCCGCTCGCGCGACTTCTACCACCGCGTCCTCGGCCTGCCCATCCTGGCCGAACACTGGCGCGCCGAACGCCAGTCCTGGAAGCTGGACCTGGCCGCGCCGGGCGGCGGCCAGCTGGAATTGTTCAGCTTTCCCTCGCCGCCGCCCCGCCCCACGCGGCCGGAAGCCTGCGGCCTGCGCCACCTGGCCTTCGCCTGCGCCGATCTCGCCGCCTGTCGCCAAAGCCTGCTGGCCGAGGGCGTGGCGGTGGAGGATGTCCGCGTGGACGAATACACCGGCGCGCGCTTTTTCTTCTGCGCGGACCCGGACGGCTTGCCGCTCGAGTTCTACCAGCCGCGGGACTGA
- a CDS encoding TrkH family potassium uptake protein — MRKILAILYVLSKLIMLFSCTFLAPALVSILYRDGALDTFVTAAVAGLAIGLALWSATRRYQRELKPRDGFILVTTLWVGFAITASFPFMLARPDMSFSHAFFEAMSGLTTTGSTVISGLDALPASLNFWRHFLNWMGGMGIIVLAVAILPILGIGGMQLYKAETPGPMKDSKLAPRITETAKNLWLVYSGWTLAVALALKAAGLSWLDAVCHAFAALSLGGFSTRDSSVGAFDSLPVELILSFGMIVGAMNFATHFLALRQRSLRAYLRDPEAKAMLWLLLGSILAMSAYLWAHRVYDFPTALRHVSFNLISIATDSGFASVDYARWPIFVPLWMLFLSSVTACSGSTGGGIKMVRTLMLSKQSVNEMTRLLHPAAVRPVKIGGKVVPQDVMLSVMGFIFVYCMCIVILSFALIASGLDFLSAFTAVIASINNAGPGLGVVGPASNYASLSDFQIWTCSLAMLLGRLEVFTLLILFTPAFWRK; from the coding sequence ATGCGCAAGATACTCGCCATCCTCTATGTGCTGTCCAAGCTGATCATGCTGTTCTCCTGCACCTTCCTCGCGCCGGCGCTGGTCTCCATCCTGTACCGCGACGGCGCGCTGGACACCTTCGTCACCGCCGCCGTGGCCGGCCTGGCCATCGGCCTCGCCTTGTGGTCCGCCACCCGGCGCTACCAGCGCGAACTGAAGCCGCGCGACGGCTTCATCCTGGTCACCACGCTGTGGGTGGGTTTCGCCATCACCGCCTCCTTCCCCTTCATGCTGGCGCGGCCGGACATGTCCTTCAGCCACGCCTTCTTCGAGGCGATGTCCGGCCTCACCACCACCGGCTCCACCGTGATCAGCGGCCTGGACGCCCTGCCGGCCTCGCTCAATTTCTGGCGCCACTTCCTCAATTGGATGGGCGGCATGGGCATCATCGTGCTGGCGGTGGCCATCCTGCCCATCCTCGGCATCGGCGGCATGCAGCTGTACAAGGCGGAAACGCCGGGGCCGATGAAGGACAGCAAGCTGGCGCCGCGCATCACCGAAACCGCCAAGAACCTGTGGCTGGTCTACAGCGGCTGGACGCTGGCGGTGGCCCTGGCCCTGAAAGCCGCCGGCCTGAGCTGGCTGGACGCGGTGTGCCACGCCTTCGCCGCGCTGTCCCTGGGCGGCTTCTCCACCCGGGACAGCAGCGTGGGCGCATTCGACTCCCTGCCGGTGGAACTGATCCTGAGCTTCGGCATGATAGTCGGCGCGATGAACTTCGCCACCCACTTCCTGGCGCTGCGTCAACGCTCGCTGCGCGCCTATCTGCGCGACCCGGAGGCCAAGGCCATGTTGTGGCTGCTGCTGGGCAGCATTCTGGCGATGAGCGCCTATCTGTGGGCCCACCGCGTCTACGACTTCCCCACCGCTCTGCGCCACGTCAGCTTCAATCTGATCTCCATCGCCACCGACAGCGGCTTCGCCAGCGTGGACTACGCGCGCTGGCCTATTTTCGTGCCATTGTGGATGCTGTTCCTGTCCAGCGTCACCGCCTGCTCCGGCTCCACCGGCGGCGGCATCAAGATGGTGCGCACCCTGATGCTGAGCAAGCAAAGCGTCAATGAAATGACGCGGCTACTGCATCCGGCTGCGGTGCGCCCGGTGAAAATCGGCGGCAAAGTGGTGCCGCAAGACGTGATGCTGTCGGTAATGGGCTTCATATTTGTCTACTGCATGTGCATAGTGATACTAAGCTTCGCGCTGATCGCCAGCGGCCTGGATTTTCTCAGCGCCTTCACCGCGGTGATCGCCTCGATCAACAATGCCGGGCCCGGGCTCGGCGTGGTCGGACCGGCGTCGAACTACGCGTCGCTGTCCGACTTCCAGATATGGACTTGCAGCCTGGCCATGCTCCTGGGCCGGCTGGAAGTGTTTACCCTGCTGATCCTGTTCACGCCGGCCTTCTGGCGCAAATAG